The genomic segment TAGGCATCATACAAGAAGGCAAGGCAGAAAAAGCCCTAGAAGCCCTCAAAAAAATGGCTTCACCCAATGCCAAAGTCATTCGAGATGGACATTTAAATATTGTATCTGCAAATATGCTGGTACCAGGAGATATAGTAGTGTTAGAGGCTGGAGATATTATACCTTCTGATTTAAGACTTATTGAAAGTTCCAATTTAAAAATTGAAGAAGCTTCTTTAACTGGAGAATCTGTCCCTGTTGAAAAATCAGCAAATATTACTCTTGATGAAGAAGTTTCACTAGGTGATAGAAAAAACATGGCTTATATGAGCACTGTAGTCACCTATGGTAGAGGAAAAGGTATAGTTGTGGGAACTGGTAACCATACAGAAATAGGTAAAATTGCTGAAATGATTCAAACTTTTGAAGATGACACTACCCCACTTCAAAAAAAGCTAGATCAATTGGGCAAATATCTAGGAGTTGGTTGTTTAGTAATATGTGGTCTCGTATTCCTGATAGGTATACTTCAAGGAAGAGAAATATTAGATATGTTCATGATCGCTATAAGTCTTGCTGTAGCTGCAATTCCTGAAGGATTACCTGCCATTGTCACCATAGTACTAGCTTTAGGAATGAGCAAAATGGTTAAGAGAAACGCAATTGTAAAAAAACTATTAGCTGTAGAAACTTTGGGTTGTACAACTACTATATGTTCTGACAAAACTGGTACCCTAACCCAAAATGAAATGACTGTAATAAGAACTTATACTGGAAACAATGTAGGAGAAGTTACAGGAAAAGGATATGCTCCCAATGGAGATTTTTATATAACAAATGAAAAAATAAATCCCACAGAAAATATAAACTTAAATTTACTTCTATCTATTGCTGCTCTTTGCAATGACGCTACATTAGAATATGAAAAAGAAGATGATATCTATAAAATTGTAGGAGATCCTACAGAAGGTGCCTTAATTACTTTGGCTGAAAAAGCTAATCTACTCAAATCTGAATTAAATGAAAAATATCCTAGAATAGAGGAAATTCCCTTTGATGCAGATAGAAAAATGATGACTACATTCCATAAAAATTTTATAGATGGAAAAATAGTATCTTTTACAAAGGGTGCTCCAGATATAGTTTTAAAGAGATGTAATAGTATTTATTTAAATGGAAATGTTCAACCACTTACAGATAATATAAGAAAAGATATTTTAAATACTAATAGCAATTTTTCTAAAGATGCATTGAGGGTATTAGCTTTTAGCTATAAAACTTATGACAAAATTCCAAATGATATTTCATCTGACAATATAGAAAATGATGTGATATTTGTAGGACTAGTAGGAATGATAGATCCACCACGAAATGAAGCTATGGATGCAATAGATAAATGTAAAACTGCAGGTATAAACACTATCATGATTACAGGAGATTATAAGGAAACTGCTTTTGCCATAGCAAAAGAATTAGGGATGGCTGAAAGTATTGATGAAGCTATGACTGGAGAAGAATTGAATAGAATTTCAGATGAAGAACTAAAAGAAAAAGTAAAAACAACTAAGGTATATGCTAGGGTTTCCCCTGAACATAAAGTAAGAATAGTTGAAGCCCTAAGAGCTAATGGCGAAATA from the Sporanaerobacter acetigenes DSM 13106 genome contains:
- a CDS encoding calcium-transporting P-type ATPase, PMR1-type translates to MEWYRKDIESTLDELFSDKNAGLSNEEAKKRIEKYGLNELEEKEKAGLFSKIIAQFKDFLVLILIGASIVSILVGEITDSIVIIAIVIINATLGIIQEGKAEKALEALKKMASPNAKVIRDGHLNIVSANMLVPGDIVVLEAGDIIPSDLRLIESSNLKIEEASLTGESVPVEKSANITLDEEVSLGDRKNMAYMSTVVTYGRGKGIVVGTGNHTEIGKIAEMIQTFEDDTTPLQKKLDQLGKYLGVGCLVICGLVFLIGILQGREILDMFMIAISLAVAAIPEGLPAIVTIVLALGMSKMVKRNAIVKKLLAVETLGCTTTICSDKTGTLTQNEMTVIRTYTGNNVGEVTGKGYAPNGDFYITNEKINPTENINLNLLLSIAALCNDATLEYEKEDDIYKIVGDPTEGALITLAEKANLLKSELNEKYPRIEEIPFDADRKMMTTFHKNFIDGKIVSFTKGAPDIVLKRCNSIYLNGNVQPLTDNIRKDILNTNSNFSKDALRVLAFSYKTYDKIPNDISSDNIENDVIFVGLVGMIDPPRNEAMDAIDKCKTAGINTIMITGDYKETAFAIAKELGMAESIDEAMTGEELNRISDEELKEKVKTTKVYARVSPEHKVRIVEALRANGEITAMTGDGVNDALALKRADIGVSMGITGTDVAKNTAEVILTDDNFASIVSAVEEGRIIYSNIRKFVFFLLSCNIGEILIVFLSILFNLPVPLLPIQLLWLNLITDSFPALALGVEKGEPDIMNNHPRDPEEPILDKAMITGISVQSLAITLATMLAYIWGLKTYGMDNLLMPRTIAFTTLIMAELVRAFSSRSEKHTLFKIGFFTNKNLVYATLISFGLLMAVLYIPVLQPIFKTYALSLKDWGIVLRFCIIPIVAGELNKWIVNKTSI